A genomic window from Bubalus bubalis isolate 160015118507 breed Murrah chromosome 11, NDDB_SH_1, whole genome shotgun sequence includes:
- the OXA1L gene encoding mitochondrial inner membrane protein OXA1L, translated as MALALMCGRRQLLRLLRPQRQFHSVAGPCQWPRKPLTAGLRFPADRCLGHPRYVLLMAPGPRGLSTSAVSFGEAQVPAPPVIPATPPPTAVPEVASGEAADIIQAAAEQSFAELGLGSYTPVGLIQNLLEFMHVNLGLPWWGAIAACTVLARCLVFPLIVKGQREAAKIHNHLPEIQKFSARIREAKLTGNHTEFYRASSEMTFYQKKHDIKLFRPLILPLTQAPIFISFFIALREMANLPVPSLQTGGLWWFQDLTLSDPIYVLPLVVTATMWGVLELGAETGMQSSDLQWMRNFIRLMPLAVLPITIHFPTAVFMYWLSSNMFSLGQVACLRIPAVRTVLKIPQRVVHDPDKLPPREGFIKSFKQGWKNAEMAHQLQERERRMQNHLELAARGPLRQTFAHNPLLQHGKNDPPNTPNSSSSSSNKAKSKQPWRDTLG; from the exons ATGGCGCTGGCGTTGATGTGCGGACGCCGGCAGCTTCTGCGCTTACTGCGGCCCCAGCGTCAG TTCCACAGCGTCGCAGGGCCCTGCCAGTGGCCCCGGAAACCGCTGACAGCTGGGCTCAGGTTCCCAGCCGACAGGTGCCTCGGGCACCCGCGCTATGTCCTGCTCATGGCCCCAGGCCCCCGCGGCCTCAGTACCTCTGCCGTCTCTTTTGGAGAAGCCCAG gtTCCGGCCCCTCCAGTCATTCCTGCAACTCCCCCACCCACAGCAGTACCTGAAGTGGCTTCTGGAGAGGCCGCAGATATCATCCAAGCTGCTGCGGAGCAGAGCTTCGCTGAACTTGGGCTGGGGTCCTACACCCCAGTGGGACTGATCCAGAACTTACTTGAATTTATGCATGTTAACCTAGGCCTACCATGGTGGGGAGCCATTGCTGCAT GCACAGTCCTTGCCCGCTGCCTGGTGTTTCCTCTCATCGTGAAGGGCCAACGAGAGGCAGCCAAGATTCACAATCACTTGCCAGAGATTCAGAAGTTTTCCGCTCGAATCAGAGAGGCCAAGTTGACAGGAAACCACACAGAAT TTTACAGGGCCTCCTCGGAGATGACATTCTACCAGAAAAAGCATGATATTAAACTCTTTAGACCTCTCATTCTACCACTGACTCAG GCCCCGATCTTCATCTCCTTCTTCATTGCCTTGAGAGAAATGGCCAACCTTCCCGTGCCCAGCCTGCAGACAGGTGGTCTCTGGTGGTTCCAGGATCTCACACTATCTGACCCCATCTACGTATTACCTCTGGTGGTCACAGCTACAATGTGGGGTGTCCTTGAG ttAGGTGCTGAAACTGGCATGCAAAGTTCTGACCTTCAGTGGATGAGAAATTTTATCAGACTAATGCCCCTGGCAGTCTTGCCCATAACTATCCATTTCCCCACG GCAGTGTTCATGTACTGGCTCTCCTCCAACATGTTTTCCCTGGGCCAGGTGGCCTGTCTCCGTATTCCTGCTGTACGCACTGTACTGAAAATTCCCCAACGTGTTGTGCACGACCCAGACAAGTTACCTCCACGAGAAGGCTTCATAAAGAGCTTCAAACAAG GCTGGAAGAATGCCGAAATGGCCCATCAGCTACAGGAACGGGAACGACGTATGCAGAACCACTTGGAGCTCGCTGCCAGGG gTCCGTTACGACAGACGTTTGCCCACAACCCTCTGCTGCAGCATGGAAAGAATGACCCTCCCAACACccccaacagcagcagcagcagcagcaacaaagcaaAGTCAAAGCAGCCCTGGCGTGACACGCTTGGCTGA